A segment of the Bufo bufo chromosome 5, aBufBuf1.1, whole genome shotgun sequence genome:
AGTGTTACTGCTGGTTAGCCTCCTGTGAGTGTCTCCTGATCAATACTTTTAGATCATGTATGTAAAGGACTAGCTGACATGTTCAGCCTCCagctctggtgcagaggatttaTAGAGGTCACAGGCAATGGTGGTACTGTGTACAGACAGTGTGCAGGGCTGCAGCTTGTCTGCTACCACTTACACAGTTTATAGGGGGTCAGGCCGGCAAACATATGACCTGGAGCGCCACGACTTTCTAATATTAACTCCTCCAAGTCTGGTCACCCAGTACTGATGTCGGTGCTGTGGGAGGTTTTATACTTTCCATTGACATGGCTGTAAATAATACACATCACATTCTGATGTCCGCAGCGGATTATACAGAGATGAGCGGCGCCTCCTCTGAACTGCTTATCTCTTCCTGCAGGATCAGGCCGGGCAGCCTGTGCTTCTGGTGAAATCTCCTTCCCTGTCAACCACTGACTGACTGAATTATAGACCAaaatcttattattattattattattattatggagtGTACTGTAAATTAGAGGTCACCCTGGAGTTATGACCTCTATAAGTGCACTACCGTCGTGTGTGGTGTATGGTACAGCGGCTCCTTGGCGACTGCCAGTATTCCTATAATTGACATTGATGTATCTCATGAGATGGACAGGGGTGCAGAGCGCCCTGCTGCCCATACTTCTCATCCAGACCATAGTTTAGGGGTCGCTGTTTTGATACTTCTGCAGTGCCAATGAAAAGGAGATGCTGGAGTCAGTGGAGAGCCATGTCTGAAGATCCAAGCACAGATCCAGGGTTCAGAACCCTGCTCTACCAGATATAAGCCAGTCCCAGAGCTACTGCTGAATGTCACCGTGTCTGTTTTTTGGTCCACACATCGCGGATCTGTAAAGCACAGATCCCGGACGAGTGCATGCCCCCATTTAGTTTCAAactcctgtagaaatgtcctatccttgtctgctaaATGGACAagcgtaggacatgttctatcatttttgcggggccgcagcaCGAACCTACGGATTATTGCAGccctgttgaaatgaatgggtccgcatctgatccaccAAAAAATGTGTATCGGGTGCCTACCAATACTACAGCCATCTGCATgagcctttaaagaggacctgtcaccacaaaatgaagTACATTCTCCAGGCAGCGtgttagagcaggaggagctgagcagattgatatatagttttatggaaaaattTTCAGTATATCTTGTAATCTATACATTTACATCTCAGCTTTGTTTGAACTTGAGActttcctatcagtgactgacagctatctctgtatacactctgatgacattctctgtgtaagagtgtatacagagatagctgtcagtcactgatagatgtacatggggaggtgttatcagtgattgatgacattctctgtgtaaatcactgataacaccttcccatgtacatctatcagtgactgacagctatctctgtatacactcttacacagagaatgctatcaatcactgataacacctcccctatgtacagctatcagtgactgacagctatctctgtatacacacttacacagggaatgccatcaatcactgataacatcttccctatgtacagctatcagtgactgacagctatctctgtatacactcttacacagagaatgctatcaatcactgataacacttccccGTGTATATCTATtattgactgacagctatctctgtatgcacacacagggaatgctatgAATCACTgccaacacctcccccatgtacaactgaagtcagaaacAGCAGAGATAACCTTGTaatgtatacatttatatcttaaaggggttgtctgggttcaggacatacccatattttcacccaggctccgatgctctccactggcttttatttactataacacatAGCCGGGCGGAGGCtactgcccagcagtgtgtttggtgatgtcaccggctctgatagggcagctttagcgctgccctagcagttttacaggctagggcagcgctaaagcccgcccatcagtgccggtgacgtcaccgggctcagtgATGGGCGGAAGCTTtcgcctggcagccccatggagagcccggttcgtcaccggaactccagaaaaatGCCttagccctgcgcgatttagcgcagggcaaaggagagcatcggagcatgaactgctccgatgctaaagtcaggggggctgcctgggtgaaaatggggatatgtccaggttcagctctttaATCTTTTTacgcaaaactatatatcaatctgctcatgtGCTGGCCATACACCTTGAGCAGCTGGAAGAaatatcacttttttttattagcaACTGCAATGGGCTCCTCACAATAGTACCGTGACACACTTTGTGAATACGCTGTCCCCAGTATAATCATAATGTTCATTGACCCTTAatggttcttttttattttttacagtaatgACCTCAAAAAAGCGAAAGTCCTCTTTGCCAGAAACTCCTGCAAAGCGTCAGAAGCTTAACAAAGAAACTAAAGGTCCTCCTACTTCATCTAGAGGGAGAAATGGTGTTACAAGCAAGTCAAAACCGCGTTCAACACCGAGTAAAAACAAATCCGCTTTGCCAGCAAATAAAGCCATAAATAAATTACAGTCCTCTCAATctgaagtgggacaaaaaaggaaaaaggcaAATGTGAAAGTCACCAATGTAAAGAATGTGCCTGCCAAGAAGAAAGCTTCACCCAAAGATGTGGCAGTTTCAAAAAGGGGCACCCCAAAATCCCTCAACAATACTTCAAAAGCCACAAAGAAGAGCCAGCCAACAAGTCTGCGCAAAACATCAGCCAAAGGAACGTCTGTAAAAAGTAAGACACCTAAAATAGTGAAAAGCTCTAGCAAAAGCCAAGCTGCGAAACATATAAAAGCTGAATCTGTaacgaaaaccttgagcaaaccCGGTATAAAATCTCTACAAGCAAAGAAAGTAGCTAAGAACGTAGCTAAAACGGTACAAAGTAAGAAGACACCATCTACGACAACTCGCATTAGAAAGAAACTacctgctgtaaaaaataaaaagacggcACCATCGATAAGAACATCTGGGAAAAGTACAAAACCAGAACTCAAAAGGGACGCAGGTCGTGCATCTGAGACTACTAAGAAATTGTCCAGTACTAAGAGGACAAATCAAAAGCCATCAGTTCCATTGAAGCAGAAGACTCCTGTGCTAGATAAAAAGAAGCCAGAAAGGGCCCAAACCAGTAATAAGTCAGGATTAAGAGCAAGAGTGAAAAAAGAAGCCAAAACTGAGAGTCCTAAGGATGTTCATGAAAACTGCCTGGTCCATCAAGCAAAACAACCTGAGACGAGCTTTGGTGGCCCTGTCAAAAACAAAGCCAAAGATCATGATAAACCCAGTTCAGGCGTGACCTCCATTGTAGCAGTGCATTTGCCAAGTAAGAAAACATCCATTAAAGCTACAGGAAAGTCAACCACGCCTTTAAAGCGCAAAAGGGTTAGCAGTAAACCTGTGGTCAAGACAGAAAATAAGGTGAAGAAGCATAAAGATGTCAAACCAGGATCCGATAAAAATAATCTAGATGTCCCACCGGAAAATGATCAAAAATCCAAGCGGATAAGTATTCTAGACTTGTGCAATGAAATAGCTGGAGAAATAGAATCTGATACAGTAGAAGTTGTGAAAGAAGCACCTAGCACACCAACTAAGGACAAGGCCATTGAGAAGAAGGAAGACAGTCCAACGGAGACCTCCCCACCCCCTCCTTCTGAACAGAACCCCATTAAGCAGTTGAAACGGTTCTTTCCCAGCAGAAAACCATTGCAAATGAAATGTAAGACTGAGCAGAAGACGAGTCCTTTAGCCAAAAAATTCAAATggaataaaataaagttaaaaaataattttgcccagaataatataACCCAAATTCACACTGTACTTCCTAAGCTTGAAACCATTAAAGCCAAAGCCTCGGTCCAGCAGACAGTGGATGCTCCCAAGACCCCAAATAAAAAGCTGGATGCAACAATGACCACAGACCTTAAACGAAACGAAGCAGCGTTATCAGGAAGGGTCCGAAACAGTACAGTCCCACCGGTGGAGGGGGAAAGTGACTTAATGAAGCCTTCTACAGAAAATGGCCTTCTGGAGAACCATATAAAACATGAGCTTGAAATAGCGCTTGATGAGGTAATCGTACAGCCATTTGTGGCATGCCCTTTTTGGAGAGATTCATCTTTATATGTATTACCAcatcttaaaggaaacctgtcaccatgaaatggtTCACAATCTTAaggcagcaggaggagctgagcggatTGATACATAGATTTGTGGGAGAAGGTTCAGAAAAACTTGTAAGCTCCATTGTACATGGCAGCTGTCTTATCAGTcagatagttgtacacgggggcgGTCTTACATTCAGAAAGAACAGACGTTTAAACGTATAAATTACtgaatatttttcccagaaaactATATATGCTATATACATCTTCTCAGCCCCTCATGCTCTATAACCGGCTGCCCGTACACTGCACAGCATTATTGTGGTGACTGGTTCCCTGTAATGCTGGTACGTGTCCTAATTTATCTGACGATCTGCTCATGGTAAGGCTCTTGCGTATTGCAGATGAGTATTACATCttttttacatttaaaggggttgtcgcacttcagtaaattacatttatcatgtagagaaagttaatacaaggcacttactaatgtattgtcattatccatattgcctccttgattcatttttccatcagattatatactgctcatatcaaggggttacgaccaccctgcaatccagcagtggtggccgtacttgcagactataggaaaaagtgccgacctctctggtggccgggaccttgGGAGAGCACATAGGCACACAGTGGTGGAGATTTACCAAGATTGGTGTACCCTGCCCTGGCGTTAGATGCGCCCATTTTATTACGATGCTTCTTAATAAATTATTCATCTCTGCCCTGCAGTGCATCAGAAACTGAAGACTTTGCCAGTCAGCTATGAAGGCATGTCCTCTTCTCTCACCATTTCAGGAAACTGACAAGAAGCCTAAAagtttgcaaattatggtgcgcatatggttatttttatttatttattattattcatttaGGGATTTAGATTACAGTTGGATTCAAGTCCTGAAAATTCTCCAGTGAAG
Coding sequences within it:
- the ESCO1 gene encoding N-acetyltransferase ESCO1: MTSKKRKSSLPETPAKRQKLNKETKGPPTSSRGRNGVTSKSKPRSTPSKNKSALPANKAINKLQSSQSEVGQKRKKANVKVTNVKNVPAKKKASPKDVAVSKRGTPKSLNNTSKATKKSQPTSLRKTSAKGTSVKSKTPKIVKSSSKSQAAKHIKAESVTKTLSKPGIKSLQAKKVAKNVAKTVQSKKTPSTTTRIRKKLPAVKNKKTAPSIRTSGKSTKPELKRDAGRASETTKKLSSTKRTNQKPSVPLKQKTPVLDKKKPERAQTSNKSGLRARVKKEAKTESPKDVHENCLVHQAKQPETSFGGPVKNKAKDHDKPSSGVTSIVAVHLPSKKTSIKATGKSTTPLKRKRVSSKPVVKTENKVKKHKDVKPGSDKNNLDVPPENDQKSKRISILDLCNEIAGEIESDTVEVVKEAPSTPTKDKAIEKKEDSPTETSPPPPSEQNPIKQLKRFFPSRKPLQMKCKTEQKTSPLAKKFKWNKIKLKNNFAQNNITQIHTVLPKLETIKAKASVQQTVDAPKTPNKKLDATMTTDLKRNEAALSGRVRNSTVPPVEGESDLMKPSTENGLLENHIKHELEIALDEGFRLQLDSSPENSPVKKPQLSALPITKASEKQCSDCKQLTDQMAASAERGNEVSSDVSAAKSNHVPTDAHLQKEIRKLKEADNSSSQPIIDAGQKRFGAIACNVCGMLYTASSPEDETQHLLFHNQFISAVKYVGWKKERIVAEYPDGKIIMVLPDDPKYALKKVEEIREMVDNDLGFQQVPLRLHSRTKTLMFISSDKKIVGCLIAEHIQWGYRVIDDIPSDSCDKDQITRERVKAWCCSTTPEPSICGISRIWVFSMMRRKKIASRMLECLRNHFIYGSHLSKDEIAFSDPTPDGKLFATHYCGTSQFLVYNFVSGHHPVS